Genomic DNA from Filimonas effusa:
GTTGCCGGTATGCAACGTTGCGATATCAGCTCTGGCAGTAAATGAAATTTACCTAAGCATCATTAAGGCCTGGAACTGAGGATTCGCGTTTATATCAATTGGCCTGGCTTCATCCAGAATATCGTATTGCAAGTCGATGAAAGATTCAGTAATACGGACTTCCGAATTCCTTGTCTTTTCTATGTGCGTAATGGATTCAGGAGCAAGAGCAGACGCCTGATAGGCACGCCATACATCTTTTTCCTTTTCAACTATCTCATGCAGTATTGCCTTATAGTCTTTTTGATAAAGCACAGTAAGTTTTATCTTTTCTTTTGCCAGTAATCGTGCATAAACCAGGAGATCATCCATATCAACCAAATACTGTAGTTTTCTTAGCTGTGACCATTCAAGAATGTGCGCAACCGAATACATACCGTTTCGATGACCAGAGAAAAAGGTATAGAAAGCCAGGGAATCCTGAAGTTGCTCCAAACCATACTCCCCGTTGCCAAACAGTTCGTTTAGAACAACTGCCAGATGATCCATTATTAGGTCACGACTTATTCCATTGGCGCTGTCTATACTGTCGGCCAATATACGGCCTATTGTAAGATTTAGTAAGTTGAGCTCACCGTTGAGCAAAACTGATATTCGCTTTAAATTTCCGGACAACGTTTTTTGAAAAGCGGCTAATTGAGGATGCTGCATCCTGTT
This window encodes:
- a CDS encoding DUF1016 N-terminal domain-containing protein codes for the protein MNVQTDVISDLQSKLLLAFHNARQSIVKHASYEQVLLYWTISKEMAIIRETALQEGNGISMLELLQKATLPAINFNTAELKAVIRFSEAFPTEPAARSLAIYFDWRSIQLLLRLKHRNDLCEFLSVMLDNRKSFGEAAIQVSSLLVNDADAFTAEEHLLICFEEQEILRMLPLAALSEFRPLAKANPFLSEGGGEYKGFYCFGNGPEGLWQTNRMQHPQLAAFQKTLSGNLKRISVLLNGELNLLNLTIGRILADSIDSANGISRDLIMDHLAVVLNELFGNGEYGLEQLQDSLAFYTFFSGHRNGMYSVAHILEWSQLRKLQYLVDMDDLLVYARLLAKEKIKLTVLYQKDYKAILHEIVEKEKDVWRAYQASALAPESITHIEKTRNSEVRITESFIDLQYDILDEARPIDINANPQFQALMMLR